From the Flavobacterium galactosidilyticum genome, one window contains:
- a CDS encoding DUF3347 domain-containing protein, producing the protein MITIKDTLIAMIVLFSISNANATIKNHQSAKFEIDKQNSLSKLTIDINKTDSKLNVVFENYFLLKDELVKTDGVTAAAKAKALSTSLNQVKMNELSKDVHKVWMKVMKVLMADAKGIAVTEDVKKQRVLFVSLSKKMYDLVKVAKFETPVYYQFCPMANDGKGANWLSKENAIKNPYYGSKMLKCGEVVGTIK; encoded by the coding sequence ATGATCACAATAAAAGACACATTAATAGCAATGATCGTATTGTTTTCAATATCCAATGCGAACGCAACAATCAAAAATCATCAATCAGCCAAATTTGAAATTGATAAACAAAACAGTTTGTCAAAACTTACGATAGACATTAATAAAACAGATAGTAAGTTAAATGTTGTTTTTGAAAATTATTTTTTATTAAAAGATGAATTAGTGAAAACAGATGGCGTAACGGCTGCTGCCAAAGCCAAAGCTTTATCTACTTCTTTGAATCAAGTAAAAATGAACGAACTCTCAAAGGATGTTCATAAAGTGTGGATGAAAGTAATGAAAGTCTTAATGGCTGATGCCAAAGGGATTGCAGTAACAGAAGACGTTAAAAAGCAAAGAGTACTTTTTGTGTCTTTATCCAAAAAGATGTATGATTTGGTAAAAGTAGCTAAGTTTGAAACTCCTGTTTATTATCAGTTTTGCCCAATGGCAAATGACGGTAAAGGGGCCAATTGGTTAAGTAAAGAAAATGCAATTAAAAATCCATATTACGGTTCTAAAATGCTAAAATGTGGTGAAGTTGTGGGAACAATAAAATAA
- a CDS encoding AraC family transcriptional regulator: MQLHIKNMVCSRCIMAVESELEKFGLHPISVELGIVEISQNLDKEQEQKLNSKLVNLGFEIIDDRKSRVVEKVKNLITDLVYFKDNNFKTNLSDYIVAAISQDYSYISNLFSQQENATIEHYYILQKIERVKELLVYDELSLNEIAFQLHYSSPSHLSKQFKKVTGFTPTAFKNSKEQKRQLIENL; encoded by the coding sequence ATGCAGTTACATATAAAAAACATGGTTTGCAGCAGATGTATTATGGCGGTGGAGTCTGAACTGGAAAAGTTTGGACTTCATCCTATTTCTGTTGAACTGGGAATTGTAGAAATTTCTCAAAATTTAGACAAAGAGCAAGAACAGAAACTCAATTCAAAATTAGTTAATTTAGGTTTTGAAATTATCGATGATAGAAAAAGTAGAGTAGTAGAAAAAGTCAAAAACCTAATTACAGATTTAGTTTATTTTAAAGACAACAACTTCAAAACTAATTTGTCTGATTATATAGTAGCGGCCATAAGTCAAGATTATAGCTACATCAGTAATCTATTTTCGCAGCAAGAAAACGCCACTATTGAACACTATTATATTCTTCAAAAAATAGAAAGAGTCAAGGAATTACTAGTTTATGATGAATTGAGCTTGAATGAAATTGCTTTTCAGCTCCATTACAGCAGTCCATCGCATTTGAGTAAACAATTCAAAAAAGTTACCGGTTTTACTCCAACTGCCTTTAAAAATTCGAAAGAACAAAAACGACAACTTATAGAAAATCTATAA
- a CDS encoding heavy metal translocating P-type ATPase, whose product MTYKYTITGMFCDGCRTKVEKALNAMEGIEATVTLEPAIATITMQKPIQTTQFQEILSEAGKYSIKVFNPNDLKLPAEEVVIEHPKNTAGKYYCPMFCEGDKVYDDAGDCPVCGMDLVKSPDLTTVKMQYTCPMHPEIVQDGPGSCSICGMDLVPMEPTDSEENKAYNDLMKKMKIALLFTVPIFIIAMSDMIPNNPLMQIMDMEYWNWVQLALSLPVVFYAAWMFFIRAWKSVVTWNLNMFTLIGIGSGVAFLFSVFALFFPDVFPAEFKSEEGSVHLYFEATTVILTLVLLGQLLEARAHSQTSGAIKELLKLAPTEATLVAGGEDKVIAIHDIKKGDLLRVKPGEKIPVDGKITDGESTIDESMISGEPIPVDKKVDDAVVAGTINGNKSFVMVAEKIGSETLLSQIVQMVNNASRSRAPIQKLADRISKYFVPIVVVVSIITFFVWAKFGPEPNALIYGFINAVAVLIIACPCALGLATPMSVMVGVGKGAQSGVLIKNAEALENMNKVNVLITDKTGTITEGKPSVEKVFSTTNQENDLLQNIASLNQYSEHPLAQAVVNFAKAKEVSLIEVKDFESISGKGVIGTVANKKVALGNKSLMEQVGATISSEIESRIIVEQKLGKTVSYISVDKLVLGYVSITDAIKTTSVAAVKELMRQGVEVIMLTGDNKNTAKSVADELQLTSFIAGCLPEDKLNEIKRLQAEGKIVAMAGDGINDAPALAQADIGIAMGTGTDVAIESAKITLVKGDLLGIVKAKKLSHAVMKNINQNLFFAFFYNALGIPIAAGVLYPVFGVLLSPMIAALAMSFSSVSVIGNALRLRGLKL is encoded by the coding sequence ATGACATATAAATATACAATTACAGGAATGTTTTGCGATGGTTGCCGAACCAAAGTAGAAAAAGCATTAAATGCTATGGAAGGGATAGAAGCGACGGTTACTCTAGAACCGGCTATTGCTACTATAACTATGCAAAAACCAATTCAGACCACTCAGTTTCAGGAAATACTTAGTGAAGCGGGAAAATATTCAATAAAGGTTTTTAATCCAAATGATTTAAAATTACCAGCAGAAGAAGTAGTCATTGAACACCCCAAAAATACAGCTGGAAAATATTACTGTCCTATGTTTTGTGAGGGCGATAAAGTCTATGACGATGCAGGCGATTGTCCTGTGTGTGGGATGGATTTAGTAAAATCACCTGATTTAACGACAGTAAAAATGCAATATACTTGCCCGATGCATCCAGAAATAGTACAGGATGGACCGGGTTCTTGCTCAATTTGCGGTATGGATTTGGTTCCAATGGAGCCCACAGATAGCGAGGAAAATAAAGCCTACAATGACTTGATGAAAAAAATGAAAATCGCACTACTTTTTACCGTGCCTATTTTCATAATTGCTATGTCAGATATGATTCCGAATAATCCTTTGATGCAAATCATGGATATGGAATACTGGAATTGGGTGCAACTAGCATTATCCTTACCAGTTGTTTTTTATGCAGCGTGGATGTTTTTTATTCGCGCTTGGAAATCAGTAGTAACTTGGAATCTCAATATGTTTACCTTAATCGGAATTGGTTCTGGTGTTGCTTTCTTATTTAGTGTTTTCGCTCTTTTTTTTCCAGATGTTTTTCCAGCAGAATTCAAATCCGAAGAAGGAAGTGTTCATTTGTATTTTGAAGCAACCACAGTGATATTAACACTAGTTTTATTAGGTCAATTATTAGAAGCTAGAGCGCACAGCCAAACCAGTGGTGCGATAAAAGAATTATTAAAATTAGCGCCTACAGAAGCTACTTTGGTGGCTGGTGGTGAAGACAAAGTAATAGCGATTCACGATATTAAAAAAGGAGATTTATTGCGTGTAAAACCAGGAGAGAAAATTCCAGTTGATGGTAAAATTACCGATGGAGAAAGTACCATTGACGAATCGATGATTTCGGGCGAACCTATTCCAGTGGATAAAAAAGTGGATGATGCCGTTGTTGCAGGCACCATAAATGGGAATAAATCATTTGTGATGGTGGCCGAAAAAATTGGTTCAGAAACCTTGCTTTCGCAAATTGTTCAAATGGTTAATAATGCGAGTCGATCGAGAGCGCCAATCCAAAAATTAGCTGATAGAATTTCGAAGTATTTTGTGCCAATTGTAGTTGTTGTTTCAATAATTACTTTTTTTGTTTGGGCAAAATTCGGACCGGAACCTAACGCTTTAATCTACGGGTTTATCAATGCCGTTGCGGTTTTGATAATCGCTTGTCCTTGTGCGTTAGGATTAGCAACTCCTATGTCTGTAATGGTGGGCGTAGGGAAAGGCGCACAGTCCGGAGTTTTGATAAAAAATGCCGAAGCGCTAGAAAATATGAATAAGGTAAATGTTTTAATTACTGATAAAACAGGAACTATTACTGAGGGGAAACCATCCGTGGAAAAGGTTTTTTCTACTACGAATCAAGAAAATGATTTGCTGCAAAATATCGCTTCACTGAATCAATACAGTGAACACCCTTTGGCGCAAGCCGTAGTTAATTTTGCGAAAGCGAAGGAAGTTTCATTAATTGAAGTCAAAGATTTTGAATCCATTTCTGGAAAAGGAGTAATAGGAACGGTAGCAAATAAAAAAGTAGCATTAGGGAATAAGAGTTTAATGGAACAAGTTGGAGCAACTATTTCTTCTGAAATTGAAAGTAGAATTATTGTAGAACAGAAGCTAGGTAAAACGGTCTCCTACATTTCTGTTGACAAACTAGTTTTGGGTTATGTAAGCATCACAGATGCCATAAAAACGACTAGTGTAGCTGCTGTAAAAGAATTGATGCGTCAAGGTGTTGAGGTAATTATGCTGACGGGTGATAACAAAAATACAGCAAAATCGGTAGCCGATGAATTGCAGTTGACTTCATTTATTGCGGGTTGTTTGCCAGAGGATAAACTCAATGAAATCAAGCGTTTGCAAGCCGAGGGTAAAATTGTGGCTATGGCTGGTGACGGTATTAATGATGCACCTGCTTTAGCGCAAGCGGATATTGGAATTGCCATGGGAACTGGAACAGATGTGGCGATTGAAAGTGCCAAAATTACTTTGGTAAAAGGTGATTTGCTAGGAATTGTTAAAGCTAAAAAGCTGAGTCATGCCGTCATGAAAAATATCAATCAGAACTTATTCTTTGCCTTCTTCTATAATGCGCTGGGAATACCTATTGCTGCGGGAGTTTTATATCCGGTTTTTGGAGTTTTACTTTCTCCGATGATTGCGGCTTTGGCAATGAGTTTTAGCTCTGTTTCCGTTATTGGGAATGCCTTGAGATTGCGAGGATTAAAATTGTAA
- a CDS encoding phosphotransferase → MTHFPVTRSILSATALGKLVIEKYGLSPTCTCQLYRTGMNHTYFIMDNEAKYVLRVYCYNWRSKSEIEEEIKLLQLLKENQLSISFPIPDKKGEFIQDINAPEGLRHAVLFSFAEGGKIRFMDPETCFSIGALMAKIHTVTANKNTKRIVYNSETLLELPYKYAINHFPESNLEMQFVKKQSKKISQTFEKIDFTKVQKGIIHLDIWYDNMSVTEQNGITLFDFDFCGSGMLILDVAYFCKQLFHIESDKVAYELKKDQFLKGYQSIRTLAGEEIKLIPEAAAAIWIFYLGVQSQRFDWSNIFLTENYLKMYVGRMQSWITYNDLKD, encoded by the coding sequence ATGACACATTTTCCAGTTACACGCTCCATCTTGTCCGCAACAGCCTTAGGAAAATTGGTCATAGAAAAATATGGTTTGAGCCCAACTTGCACTTGCCAATTGTACAGAACAGGAATGAATCACACTTATTTCATAATGGACAACGAGGCAAAATATGTGTTACGCGTGTATTGTTATAACTGGCGATCGAAATCTGAAATTGAAGAAGAAATCAAATTGTTGCAACTCTTAAAGGAGAACCAACTTAGCATTTCTTTTCCTATTCCCGACAAAAAAGGCGAATTCATACAAGACATAAATGCACCCGAAGGATTGCGTCACGCGGTACTTTTCTCTTTTGCCGAAGGTGGAAAAATAAGATTCATGGATCCAGAAACTTGTTTTTCGATTGGTGCGCTAATGGCCAAAATCCATACAGTAACCGCTAACAAAAACACTAAACGTATAGTTTACAACTCAGAAACTTTACTTGAATTGCCTTATAAATATGCTATAAATCATTTTCCAGAATCGAATTTAGAAATGCAGTTTGTAAAAAAACAAAGCAAAAAAATAAGTCAGACTTTTGAAAAAATCGACTTTACAAAAGTTCAAAAAGGGATTATCCATTTGGATATTTGGTATGACAACATGAGTGTTACAGAACAAAACGGAATCACCCTTTTCGATTTTGACTTTTGTGGTAGCGGCATGTTGATTTTGGATGTAGCGTATTTTTGCAAACAATTATTCCATATAGAAAGTGATAAAGTCGCATATGAACTTAAAAAGGATCAGTTTTTAAAGGGCTATCAAAGCATTCGAACGCTTGCTGGTGAGGAAATCAAATTAATTCCAGAAGCCGCTGCGGCAATTTGGATTTTCTACCTTGGTGTACAATCCCAACGATTTGACTGGTCGAATATATTTTTGACTGAAAATTACTTAAAAATGTATGTTGGCAGAATGCAGTCGTGGATCACATACAATGATTTAAAAGATTAA
- a CDS encoding DUF3320 domain-containing protein: MQEQSTLILHKQTLPFLNISSYLNDIKPIQSVTIENTSEIDIVQLEIKITADLKCIEPFLYSVPLVPANKEVKIPLENLKVNRDFLNKLSETEKANITIEVIEKEVVLISETISINVHPLEHFGGFQMLPELIAAYITPNHPYIYHIKRKAIEILEKQGLKAAFEGYQSNDPERVLQIISAFYSAIQNEEIVYSSLPPGYEETGQRLRLLNTIQLEKFGNCIDISLLFAACLEAVDLNPILIIVRGHAFVGCWLQDDKFSETINDDKTAITKRLSKGIREIAAVEATSVCKANNIKFSDALNTGEAQLVQKEDFLLSVDIKRARTLRIRPLPLLTNATGTQLDEEAIKQTETATMENRFELGTIYQDELLQGKQPKTKQKIWERKLLDLSLRNNLLNLHVTRNMLQLVDIDISNLEDTLSDGKSFSIMPNSNAEVLRKYNLFNQPLHHSSPLYQLANDELKYNRLLTHYHQQDLDSILTYIHKNAKQAIEENGSSTLYLAVGLLKWYDRKTPEQARYAPVLLVPVEISRRSVNSKFVLKSREEETMINITLVEFLRQEYELNLGALEQLPTDEKGVDVAKVMGILRRAVMQLKGWDVEEQLVLGNFSFSKLILWKDIVMHQEELLKSDMVRSLVEGKLVFNENNEANTANDFDTVLSQSVVLPIPTDVSQMEAVLAAQQGRSFVLHGPPGTGKSQTITNIIADALYRGKRVLFVAAKKAALDVVHRRLEQIGLAPFTLELHSNKSKKSDVLVQMSKSIETAKLAETADFQQEAQRLDAAKKAISDYVNILHQKQEFGWSLYDSITALENYSDKNFSKNFISETVLQQLNSTLWQQWTDWFPQFQSITKLLIHPSENALTALNLPQYSPSVNDEILLQTQKLLQFLPDLQSKSQSLAKAIHLPFSIQSKREWQQFIKLINALQNLPDISLELIVYLSDKENYNVYEEWSKAYDHYLTVLKNVLKNYNRNVLSANILAIEIEWKQAQQSWFLPKWLQKRKIKKQLVVFRNTPFNDDGELEELFSFNNQLQEVKSLLQQSRFSVVQLALKNLFKEEQTDLSDINNKATLVQHLSSITNNWERNGLGKLVQIWQEKKLQYSDEIKQSNFAAITEFIQLTTTFNEQNKIYETLTGINFQQKENWLNERVAQLQNIQVHLPQLRNWINYVQLRNQGESLSLQWLISAYENKLCGSENINDYFNYTVHASVIQRIISQHESLSLFNVGLFESKIEQYKKIAKDFQNLTIQELRVKLAAELPNTTAEAMQSSEIGILQRAIKNRGRGLSIRKLFDQIPVLLPRIAPCMLMSPISVAQYFDVNTKHFDIVIFDEASQLPTCEAVSALARANQCVIVGDPKQMPPTSFFSTVKLDEENMDVEDLESILDDCLSLSVPSKYLLRHYRSKHESLIAFSNVNYYENKLLTFPSYDDLNRKVKYHNVMGFYDKGKTRTNKFEADEIVQYIKLHYLNSQKRKLSLGVVTFSQTQQNLIEDKLQKLFMSDPKLEEFANESNEPLFVKNLENVQGDERDIILFSVCYAPDEEGKMSMNFGPLNRDGGWRRLNVAVTRARYEMHIFATLQADQIDLSRTSAEGVAGLKAFLQFADKGHLSVRPEDVQETFNKQHLSASISKKLQEKGLEVKCNIGTSGFKVDIGIVDPNKPQQYILGIVVDGHYYYNARTTNDREMVMPSVLKALGWNIHRIWTIDWHENSDNIIDVIIDKVKQLQTHPEVTIESIAEPIVEPAFEPIKGMQEDVVQISITSKQIPYVSSVLISVSNANSETIYEFQNRNTIKQQIQTLVETEAPISKILLYKKVLQGWNTSRAGVRLEKHLEGIIKEMNIVQTIHHQPFYWNNNTSLKYYRSNDLEKRNMEDIAPEEVLVALQEVVGNNLSIEENELFRYLARTFGFAKVGKQIDMLLRNVIDTAVNQGKVKRENDRIKLADK; this comes from the coding sequence ATGCAAGAACAATCTACTCTTATACTACATAAACAGACATTACCATTTTTAAATATTTCTTCGTATCTGAACGATATTAAGCCCATTCAGTCGGTGACCATTGAAAACACTTCTGAAATAGATATTGTTCAACTTGAAATAAAGATAACAGCTGATCTGAAGTGCATTGAGCCATTTCTTTACAGTGTTCCACTCGTTCCCGCTAACAAAGAAGTAAAAATTCCTTTAGAAAATTTAAAAGTAAACCGCGATTTTCTTAACAAGCTTTCCGAAACCGAAAAAGCAAACATCACTATAGAAGTTATTGAAAAAGAGGTAGTACTAATTAGTGAAACTATTTCTATAAATGTTCATCCACTAGAACATTTTGGAGGATTTCAAATGTTGCCTGAACTGATCGCAGCTTATATTACTCCCAATCATCCTTATATTTATCACATTAAAAGAAAGGCAATTGAAATATTAGAAAAGCAAGGATTAAAAGCAGCATTTGAAGGTTATCAGAGCAATGATCCTGAACGTGTGTTGCAAATCATCTCAGCATTTTATTCGGCTATTCAAAACGAGGAAATTGTATACAGTTCTTTGCCGCCAGGCTATGAAGAAACAGGACAAAGGTTACGTTTATTGAATACCATTCAGCTGGAAAAATTTGGAAACTGTATTGATATTAGTTTATTGTTTGCTGCTTGTTTAGAAGCGGTTGACTTAAATCCAATTCTGATTATTGTACGTGGTCATGCTTTTGTTGGCTGTTGGTTGCAAGACGATAAATTTTCGGAAACCATCAATGATGATAAAACTGCTATAACTAAACGTCTTTCTAAAGGCATTCGTGAAATAGCAGCTGTTGAAGCAACAAGTGTTTGTAAAGCAAACAATATCAAGTTTAGCGATGCACTGAATACGGGCGAAGCACAGTTAGTACAAAAAGAAGATTTTTTATTATCAGTAGATATAAAACGTGCAAGAACTCTCCGTATTCGCCCGTTACCTTTGCTAACAAATGCTACAGGAACGCAATTAGATGAAGAAGCAATAAAGCAAACAGAAACGGCTACCATGGAAAACCGTTTTGAGCTTGGCACCATTTATCAAGACGAATTATTACAAGGAAAACAACCAAAAACCAAGCAAAAAATATGGGAACGCAAGCTTTTAGATTTATCACTTCGTAACAACTTACTGAATCTACATGTAACCCGCAATATGCTACAGTTGGTAGATATCGACATAAGTAATTTAGAGGACACATTATCCGATGGGAAAAGTTTCTCTATTATGCCCAACTCGAATGCAGAGGTTTTGCGAAAGTATAATTTGTTTAATCAGCCACTTCATCACTCATCGCCATTATACCAATTGGCAAATGATGAATTGAAGTACAATCGTTTACTAACACATTATCATCAACAGGATTTAGATAGTATTCTCACTTACATTCATAAAAATGCAAAGCAAGCAATAGAAGAAAACGGTTCAAGTACTCTATATCTTGCCGTAGGGCTTCTCAAATGGTATGACAGAAAAACTCCAGAGCAAGCACGGTACGCACCTGTGTTACTAGTGCCTGTAGAAATTAGTCGTAGGTCTGTAAACAGTAAGTTTGTATTGAAAAGTCGCGAAGAAGAGACCATGATCAACATTACTTTGGTAGAATTTCTTAGGCAAGAGTATGAACTAAATTTGGGAGCATTGGAACAACTTCCTACTGATGAAAAAGGAGTTGATGTAGCAAAAGTAATGGGGATACTTCGCAGAGCAGTTATGCAGTTGAAAGGTTGGGACGTTGAAGAACAATTAGTCTTAGGCAATTTTTCATTCAGCAAATTAATTCTCTGGAAAGACATTGTAATGCATCAGGAAGAGTTGTTAAAAAGCGATATGGTGCGTAGTTTGGTAGAGGGCAAATTAGTATTCAATGAAAATAACGAAGCAAATACTGCAAACGATTTTGATACTGTTCTCTCACAGTCTGTAGTATTGCCAATACCAACCGATGTATCACAAATGGAGGCGGTGCTTGCCGCACAGCAAGGACGTAGTTTTGTTTTGCATGGACCTCCGGGAACAGGAAAATCTCAAACCATTACCAACATTATTGCGGATGCCTTGTATCGTGGAAAAAGAGTATTATTTGTAGCAGCAAAAAAAGCCGCATTGGATGTTGTGCATAGGCGATTGGAACAAATTGGGCTCGCACCATTTACGTTAGAATTACATTCCAATAAATCTAAAAAGTCGGATGTGCTGGTGCAAATGTCAAAATCTATTGAAACGGCTAAACTTGCAGAAACAGCCGATTTTCAACAAGAAGCACAACGATTAGATGCTGCTAAAAAAGCGATTAGTGATTATGTAAATATATTACACCAAAAGCAAGAATTTGGTTGGAGTTTATATGACAGTATTACTGCCTTAGAAAATTACAGCGACAAGAATTTTTCTAAAAATTTCATTTCTGAAACTGTTCTTCAACAATTAAATTCAACACTTTGGCAACAATGGACGGATTGGTTTCCACAATTTCAATCCATTACAAAGCTTCTCATACATCCATCTGAAAATGCATTGACGGCTTTGAATCTACCACAGTATTCGCCTTCGGTAAATGATGAGATTTTATTACAAACACAAAAGTTATTGCAATTTTTACCTGATTTACAAAGTAAATCGCAATCATTAGCTAAGGCAATACATTTACCTTTTTCGATACAATCTAAAAGAGAATGGCAACAATTTATTAAGTTAATAAATGCGTTGCAAAATTTGCCTGATATTTCTTTGGAACTGATAGTTTATTTGTCAGATAAAGAAAACTATAATGTGTATGAAGAATGGAGTAAGGCCTATGATCACTATCTGACTGTTTTAAAAAATGTTTTAAAAAATTACAATCGTAATGTTTTATCTGCAAATATTTTAGCAATAGAAATAGAATGGAAACAGGCACAACAAAGTTGGTTCTTGCCGAAATGGTTACAGAAAAGAAAAATCAAAAAGCAGTTAGTCGTTTTTAGAAATACGCCTTTTAATGATGACGGTGAATTAGAAGAACTTTTTTCTTTTAACAATCAATTGCAAGAAGTGAAAAGTCTTTTACAACAAAGCCGTTTTAGTGTTGTCCAATTGGCTTTGAAAAATTTGTTTAAAGAAGAACAAACAGATTTATCCGACATTAATAATAAAGCTACATTGGTTCAGCATCTGAGCAGTATAACAAACAACTGGGAGCGTAATGGACTTGGTAAATTGGTTCAAATTTGGCAAGAAAAAAAACTGCAGTATTCTGATGAAATCAAGCAAAGTAACTTTGCTGCAATTACAGAGTTTATACAACTAACAACAACGTTCAACGAGCAAAATAAAATTTACGAAACGCTTACAGGAATTAATTTCCAACAAAAAGAAAACTGGCTAAATGAAAGGGTAGCTCAATTACAAAATATACAGGTACATCTCCCTCAATTAAGAAATTGGATAAACTATGTTCAACTTCGTAATCAAGGCGAGAGCTTGAGTTTGCAATGGCTGATAAGTGCTTATGAAAATAAATTGTGTGGTTCTGAAAATATTAATGATTACTTTAATTACACCGTTCACGCTTCCGTGATACAACGCATTATTTCGCAACATGAGTCATTAAGTTTGTTCAATGTAGGCTTGTTTGAAAGTAAAATTGAACAGTATAAAAAAATTGCCAAAGACTTTCAAAATCTCACAATACAGGAATTGCGAGTAAAGTTAGCGGCAGAATTACCCAACACTACAGCAGAAGCAATGCAAAGTTCCGAAATTGGTATTTTACAACGCGCCATTAAAAATAGAGGTAGAGGATTGAGTATTAGAAAACTGTTTGACCAAATTCCTGTGTTATTGCCGCGTATTGCACCTTGTATGCTGATGAGTCCAATTTCGGTAGCACAGTATTTTGATGTAAACACGAAACACTTTGACATTGTTATTTTTGACGAAGCATCGCAATTACCAACCTGCGAAGCAGTAAGTGCCTTGGCAAGAGCAAACCAATGTGTTATTGTAGGTGATCCGAAACAAATGCCGCCTACCTCATTTTTCAGCACTGTAAAATTGGATGAAGAAAATATGGATGTGGAAGATTTAGAAAGCATTTTAGATGATTGCTTATCATTATCTGTTCCTTCTAAATATTTATTACGCCATTATCGCAGCAAACATGAAAGTTTAATTGCTTTTAGTAATGTGAATTATTACGAAAATAAATTACTAACATTTCCTTCATATGATGATTTAAACCGCAAAGTGAAATATCATAATGTCATGGGATTTTATGACAAAGGAAAAACGCGCACCAATAAATTTGAAGCCGATGAGATTGTGCAATACATTAAATTGCATTACCTCAATTCGCAAAAACGGAAGTTGAGTTTGGGCGTAGTTACATTCAGTCAAACACAGCAGAATCTAATAGAAGACAAGTTACAAAAGCTCTTTATGTCTGACCCGAAATTAGAAGAATTTGCCAATGAAAGTAATGAACCATTGTTTGTAAAAAACTTAGAAAATGTTCAGGGTGATGAACGTGATATCATTCTGTTTTCAGTATGCTACGCTCCTGATGAAGAAGGTAAAATGAGTATGAATTTTGGCCCATTAAATCGTGATGGCGGTTGGCGAAGATTAAATGTAGCTGTAACTCGTGCTCGATATGAAATGCATATATTCGCCACATTGCAAGCAGACCAAATAGATTTAAGTCGAACATCAGCCGAAGGTGTGGCGGGTCTGAAAGCATTTTTGCAATTTGCAGATAAAGGGCATTTAAGCGTTCGTCCAGAAGATGTTCAAGAAACCTTTAACAAGCAGCACTTATCAGCATCTATTAGCAAAAAATTACAGGAAAAAGGATTAGAGGTAAAGTGTAATATTGGTACTTCGGGTTTTAAAGTAGACATTGGAATTGTTGACCCAAATAAACCGCAACAATATATTTTGGGAATTGTGGTTGACGGTCATTACTACTATAATGCTCGCACAACCAATGACAGAGAAATGGTAATGCCTTCTGTGCTTAAGGCGTTAGGCTGGAACATTCATCGCATTTGGACAATTGATTGGCATGAAAACTCAGATAACATTATTGATGTAATAATTGACAAAGTAAAGCAGCTGCAAACGCATCCCGAAGTTACAATAGAAAGTATTGCTGAACCAATAGTCGAACCTGCATTTGAACCAATTAAAGGAATGCAGGAAGATGTTGTACAAATTAGTATTACAAGTAAACAAATTCCTTATGTTTCTTCTGTTTTAATTTCTGTATCTAATGCCAATAGTGAAACGATATATGAGTTTCAAAACAGAAACACTATCAAACAACAGATACAAACATTAGTGGAAACTGAAGCTCCAATAAGCAAAATTTTATTGTATAAAAAAGTATTGCAAGGTTGGAATACCAGCCGTGCAGGGGTAAGATTGGAAAAGCACTTGGAAGGAATTATCAAAGAGATGAATATAGTACAGACAATACATCATCAGCCATTTTATTGGAACAACAACACCTCTTTAAAATATTACCGTAGTAACGACTTAGAAAAACGTAACATGGAGGACATTGCACCTGAAGAAGTTTTAGTTGCATTACAGGAGGTTGTAGGAAATAATTTGAGTATTGAGGAAAATGAACTGTTTCGTTACTTAGCTCGGACTTTTGGTTTTGCCAAAGTAGGGAAACAGATTGATATGCTATTGCGTAATGTTATTGATACAGCGGTAAACCAAGGTAAGGTTAAAAGGGAAAACGATAGAATAAAACTTGCTGACAAATGA